The Methanosarcina acetivorans C2A genome includes the window CAAACAGTCAAAAAAGAATATTAAGCTCTACATGTGAGGGCTAATAATCCGGGTAAACCGTAACCCATATCATGTTTCCGTTGATAACCATATCACGTTTGCATTGCTTACTTATGATATAACTTAATCAAAGAAAAGTTCAGAATATAATTTGAAATCATGGAATCTGACTTGAAATTATTGAATATAATTTGAAGTGCAGAATATGACTCAAAATTACAGAATATGACTCAAAATTACAGAATAGAATGCGAAATCACGGAATTGAGCTATAAGTCACAGAATACATTCGAACTTATAAACTAAAATGAAAAATGATATAATAAAGAGTCGGAGGTGTCCGGAATTAGGCCGCTGATATTCGGGAATGGAAAAATCCTGATTTGTGAAGATGAGAAAGGGACTATAAGGGACGTCTATTTCCCATATGTAGGGCTTGAGAACCACGGGAACTCGATAAAGGTCGGTGTATGTGACCTTGATTCCCTTTACTGCAGCTGGCTTGAAAACTGGAAGATCCGGCAGCGGTATAAGCCAGAGTTCGGGGTGGAGTTTTGTCGCAGGATTCTTGAAAGCTCAGGAAAACATGAAGAAGACAAAGTCGGGGAAGGGAATGAAAAGGAAAAAAGCGGTGAAGGAGTGCCTGAAGTCTGCAAAGGAGTAGTCTCCAATATCGGGGAAACTGTTTTTGAAAATTCTGAGCTTGGGCTCAGAATTACTGTATGGGAGACGGTCCACCCATCTGTGAATATTTTCTACAGAACATTCGAAGTCAGGAATATCTCCAACTCCTCAAGGCGCCTCCGCCTTTTTTCCAACCAGAATTACAGGATCCTCGAGCATAAGATCGGAGAAACTGCTGTAATTGATAAGCATACCCTTATCCATTACAAACGCGACCGCTATTTCCTGCATGCAAGTGAACCTGCTTTTGACCAGCATGCTGTAGGAACAGCTGAGTGGAAGGGGCTTGAAGGTACCTGGAAAGACATGGAAATAGATGCGAATCTGAGTGGAAACCCTGTGGCGCACGGCTCTGTGGATTCCACTCTGGGCTGGACCCTGCCCGAACTAAAACCTGGGGAGACAACAAGGGTTCATTACTGGATCGTTCTCGGGAAAAATTACTGCAGTGTACTTAAAATCCATAAGAGGGTAACAGAATTCGGAAAAAGGGACATTTTCCACTACAATTTCAACTTCTGGCGCTCATTTATCGAACGGGTATCCGTGCTTCCCGAATATGCCTGGATGCCGCAGCTTCCGGAAAAGGTCATAAAATGCTTCTATAGAAGTCTCCTCACGGCTGTAGCACATATGGATATCAAGGGTTCAGTAATCGCATCCTGCGATTCGGATATTAAACAGTTTGGAGCAGATCTCTATACATACTGCTGGCCCAGAGATGCCGCCTGGGTCTGCCTTGCTCTCGATCGGGCACGGTATCACCATCTGAGTGCCGAGACATTTGAATTCTTTTCAAAAACCCTCACTCCCAGGGGCAACTTCCTTCACAAATATACGCCTGCAGGAGATTTCGGGAGCACCTGGCATCCTGTGCCCATGGTCCAGATTGATGAGACAGGTCTTCCCCTCTATGCCCTTTACAACAACTGGGAGATTGCAAGGAGTGTATGGACTACAGGCAGGTATTATAGGTGTCTTGTAATTCCTGCAGCTAATTACCTGACAAAAGCAATTGAAAAGGAGACAGGTCTTCCTATCCCGAGTTTTGATCTCTGGGAAGAGCGAAAAGGTGTACATACCTACAGTGCCTGCACGGTCTATGCAGGGCTCAGGGGAGCCTGTGAACTCGCTCGTTCCCTTGGAGATTACGGCAATGCAGACATCTGGAAAGGGGCTGCGGATCGGGTAAAGGAGGAAATTATTAAGAGGCTTTATGACAATAAACTCAAACGTTTCCGGCGTTCCCTGGAAGAAGCAACCCTTGATTCCTCCTTATTTGCAGTCTGGTACTTTGGGGTCCTTCCCCCCGATGATCTCCGGGTAGTCCGGACAATGGAAGCAATTGAGCGTGAATTACTGCGCCCCTCAGGCGGAATTGCCAGATATCTCCATGACAGTTACTATGGCTACATGAACAGCTGGATAATCTGTACTCTCTGGCTTTCCCAGTGGCACTCTGCAATAGGAAACCTGGAAAGAGCCCTCGAGCTTCTGGAGTGGTGTGCTGATCACGCCCATCCAACAGGCCTTATGTCAGAACAGGTGGATGATAGGGGCAGGCCCCTTTCTGTACTTCCGCTTGCCTGGTCCCATTCAGCTTTTGTGCTTGCTGTGCTTGAATATCTGCAAGCCCTTGAGAAAAGCGAGGGCGGTATCTGTGCCTTACCGGGAGAATAAAACAGTTATTTCATACCTGCTTTATCTGGAAAGTTTTTTTAAAACTCTTTCTCATAGTACAGGTACCCTTTTTCTTCTTTTAAAAAAGTAAAGCCGTGCTTGAGATACATGCCTATCGCTTTTTTAAGGGTCGAATCGGTTTTGAGCACGACACCTGAACAATTTTTTTCGGCGAAATCCAGGGCTGCCAGAAAAAGCTTTTTTCCGTTCCCTTTGCCCCTGAAGTTCTCTTTGAGGTAGATGCGCCTGATTTCGCAGCGTTTTCCTTCAAGTTTGCGCACTCCTGCCGTGCCCACCACCCTGCCGTCGGCCAGGCCTACAAAAAAGGTTCCTCCTTTTGCAAAATAGTAGCCGTTGATGTCATTCAGGTCAGAATCTTTAAGCCTGTCGTACGCAAAGCCGTGTTCCAGCAGAACTTCCAGGACGACGTCACGGACTTCTTCCTTTCTGGATTCATCGTAGCTCTGGATTATCATTTGTTTTCTCCTTTGATTGAGGGTCGAGGTATTTTTCGGGGTGCTTCAGGAAATCCAGGGAAATGGTGTAGAAAATTTCAGTGCCTGTGCGCAGGATTTTTTCATCAATATCGAAAGTAGACGAGTGGTTGATCTCCACAATTCTTTCTTTCTGGTTCAGAGTGCCAAGGGAAATAAAGATGCCGGGCACTACCCGCAGATAGCTTGCAAAGTCTTCGGCAGCAAAGGTCTTTTCAAGTTCCGGATAGATTGTGAGCTCAGGGAAGCTTTCCTGCAGTTTTAAGTTAACCGCATCTGTGAAAACCGGGTCATTTACCAGGACCGGGTACCCGTGAAGGACATCAAGTTCGTAATCCGGAAGCCCTGCAAACTCCTCTCCGGGTTTTACGTATCTTTCCTTTATCCTTTCAAGGCACTCTTTTATTGTCAGGTCGATGATTTCTGTAGTCCTGCTGTCAAATGTCCGGTAGCTCCCGAGAGCCTCCACTCTGTCAGGGGTCCTGTTGAACTGGGCTCCTCCCTGAATCCTGCCTACTCCCAGGACATACTTATCAGGTTCAAGCTGTTTTTCAAGGGCTGGGTAGATGCTGCTTATGAAGTCCGTTGCCATCCGGACGGGGTCGATGCAGCTTTCGGGTTTTGAGATATGGCCTCCCTTTCCTTTAAAGACGATTTCAAAACGGTTTGTGCTTGCCATAAAAGGCCCCGGGCGAAAACCCACGCTTCCGGATTCGTGGTTGGTAAAGATGTGCATGCCCATAACCGCATCCACGCCTTTTAGCCCTCCTTCGGCAATAACTCTCTCCGAACCACCCGGAGGGATCTCCTCTGCAGGCTGGAAGATCAGGCGGACTTCCCCCGGAAAGTCCCGATTTTCTACAAAAAGCCGGGCAGCCCCAAAAAGCATTGCCATATGCCCATCATGCCCGCAGGCATGCATTACCCCGTCGTTTCTGGAAATATAGCCTTCGTTTCTTTCTGTGAATTCTTCCTGCACCTGCAGGCCGTCGGTATCCGTCCTCAGGGCAATGCAGGGTCCGGGCATCGTGCCCTTTATACTTGCAAGCACGCCGGTGTCCGCAATTTTCCTGGCTTCTATTCCCAGTTCTTCAAGGATTTTCAGGATTCGTTTCTGGGTTTCATATTCTTCGAAACTGAGTTCGGGATATCGGTGAAATTCTCGCCTCAGCCGGATAATCCAGGCTTCAAACGTTTCTGCGCTCGGGTCCTCTCTCAAACGTATTACCTCGGATTTTCTGCATATGCAGTTTCTTCCATTTATTTTCGATATATTCGATATTTTTTTACTTCTTCAATATATATTGATCCATGTATATATTAGTCCAGGTATGCATTACTCCATTTTCTTCCCCATTAATCAGGAATTAAGACACTGACAGTTAAATACATTAATGGCACAATACATTTTATCCTGCTGTTAATTTTGAATAACGGCAGTTAAAGGATTGGCAGTTGAAGGGTTATTAACCTGTCTTTTTAAGTACGTTATTACTGTCATTATGAAGTCACTTTAATGTTATTATAAAGTGCTCTTAGCTACATTAATAGTGTTTTTGATTGAAATCAAAATTATTCTGGCTGCAATTAATGTTGTTTTTGATTGAAATCAAAAGTGTTCTAACTTAAAAACAGTGCTCTTAATTGCAACTAAAAATGTTCTTAAATGTTCTTAACTGAACGATAATCTGCGGCAGTTAATAAGTTTCAGTAGACCCGAATACTCTTCATATTTACAGGGATGGTACAAATGCTCAAAACACGCCTGAGAGATTTTCTTCTTACAAAAGACGACTGGCTTTTTGCGGTTTCGGACTACTTCCGTAGCGATGGAATAAGAGCTACACTCCGCTACGTTCTGGATGAAACCGGGGAGAGGGAGTTAAACGGGAAAAGATACAAAAAATACGATTTCGGCCCTGCTTTCGAATTTATGAAACAAAACAGGCCTGAGTGGGTCCGGGACGTGCATGTTGTCCCTGAGTCCGAAGTAAAAAAGGTGCTGCGCCCCTCGGATGTAATCCCCGAACTCGTAAATTCCGACAGCCGGGTAAGGGCGATCGTAAAGGTGCTTGACCTGGCCGGAATTCCCTGGACAAGCATGGGCGTTACGGGTTCTATGCTTGCAGGTCTGCAGAATGAGAGTTCTGATATTGATTTTGTTGTCTACGGTCCCATGTGGTTCAGGGCAAGGGATGCCATAACCATTGCAAAACAGCAGGAGGGCCCCATTGAAGAAATCGATGAGGCGATGTGGCAGAGGATCTACAGGAAAAGAATCCCTGAGATTTCTTTTGACGAATTCATGCTTCATGAGTCCAGGAAAGGCAACCGCGGCATGGTCGAAGGCACTTATTTTGACCTCCTCTTCGTGCGGGAATGGGACCAGATTAAAGAGCCTCTCCTGCGGGGAAAAGATACGGTCAAAATGAAAATAGAAGCCGAGGTCACAAACGCTGACTTTGCCTTTGACAGCCCTGCTTACTACAAAGTGGAACACGACGAGATCGACCATGTACTCTCCTACACCCATACCTATGCAGGCCAGGCTCTCCCCGGAGAGACAATAGAAGCCCGCGGGGTGGTCGAAGAAGTCGGAGACATAAAGCGGCTGGTCGTTGGCACCTCAAGGGAGCCAAAAGGGGAATGGATCCGATCCCTTACCTGGCTTGAAAAATGCGGGTATAGGTAAAAAGGTATGTTTGGAAATGAAGTCTCAAAATATTCCCCAAACGATGCCCGTCACATCGCAGGATATGTTTAATTATGCGGCTCGTTATGGGATTTCAAATCATACTCTTCAGGCTGTAATACATTTTAAAGATAAGCTGGATGAGGCGAAACTGGCCCGGGCTGTAAGACTCTCTATTGATGCCGAGCCTGTTCTGGGCTGCTTTTTTGTAGAAAGGGAAAACAGCCCATTCTGGCAGCGCCTTTTTGATCCGGAAAAAATTTCCTGGTGCAGGCTGGAAGAGACTAAGGACAGGGAAGATTCGGTTATGAAGTTTCTGCTTGAACCTTTGAATATGGACCTTGACCCGCAGATACTGGCGCTCCTGCTGCGCTACTGTCAGGAAGACACCCTGTGCATCAAGCTCAACCATGCCTGTTGCGATGGCAGGAGCGCCAGAGAATACCTTAAACTGCTGGCTGGCTTATATACTAAGCTTTGCAGAGATCCTTCTTTTGAACCCGAACCGAATGTGCAGGGAAAAAGAGACCAGAGTGCTGTGCTTGAAGCCCAGGGAATAACTGAACTCAAATCTTCTCTCATTCCTGAGGAAACGGAGCCTACATGGGCTTTTCCCTGGCAGCGATCTGCAGAGCAGGAATCGATGCAATTCTCTGTAACTCGAATCCCTTCCGGAAATTTTCGGAACATTGCGGCCTATGCAAGGGCCCACGGAGCAACAATAAACGATATTATCCTGACAGCTTATTTTCGAGCGCTATTTGACATGATAGAACCTAAACTTTATGCTCCAATGGAAATCCAGTTTACCGTGGACTTACGCCGTTATTTGCCAGAAGAAGAAAATATATCCATCTCCAACTTATCCGGGATCGAGAGTTTGAGACTTCCCGGGATAAAATGCGAATCCTTTACTTCCACACTGGAAAGGGTTGTACTCGCCATGAAAAGAATTAAAATTCACTTTCCAGGTATGCAAAGTGCTCTTGCCTGCGAATTAATGCGCGGAATGAATTCTCAGGAAGTCCTGGAAACGGTTAAAAAAGAGTGGCAAACATCTCTGGTAAGCGGAAAATCTTCCCCTATGCTCACCAATTTAGGAGTAATCAGCCCAACTCCGCTTTTTTTTGGAGAAGTAGAAGCTGAAGACGCTTACGTGGTCACTCCAGCCTTCCATGCTCCTGCCTTTATGCTAGGGGCTTCAACATATAATGAGGTACTGACTCTTACGGCAGGCTATTACGAGTCTGCCACAAAGAAAGAGGACGTCGACCATTTTCTCGATCTGGTTGTTGGTGGGCTGAGTTCCTGTGATATTCGAACAGATCGTGCTTAGCCAACAACGAAAAGGAAACAACCAACCCGTTATTCAGGCGGATTGCAATCAGTGGGGCATCGCGATTTAAGGTTGTTTTCCGTTATTCCATACCAGTCCAGTGTGCCGCTTAATTGGTTCAGGTCTTTTTTTGTAAAAGGAGGACCGGAAAGGCTTTCCTAAATACTAAATCGAAATTACTCGAAATTAAGAATGGAGAAGAAAAAAATAGTAGATCGAAAGGAAGGTTTCTCCGAACCTCCCCAGGTCTTTAGAGATTTATTTTATCTTCTTTTTCTTCAGGGCTGCATACGATGCCAGAAGTCCGGCTGCTGCAAAAGAAATACCGGCTCCCGGGGAATCCTCATCGGTTTTTTCGTTATCTGAGGCCAGGTTTTCTTCATCTTCTTTAGATGTTTCTCCTGTACTCATTATATTATTTTCTTTATTTCTAATTGGAGTTATCTCTATTACCTGAGTATCTTTTTCAGGCCCTGCAATCGCAAATGGAGAAAATCCTGGGGTTTCTGAACTAAAGTAGAAGTAATTCTGATCCTCTCCAGTCAGGTTAGTGGGGAGGGCGTTCCAGGTGTCATCACTGTACCTGTACAGGGTCATTGTGGTTTCACTTATGCGGTTTTCGGAAAGCCAGGTCCCGTTTACCCTGAAGTTTATCCGGGCATTTTCAAGGTTATCGGAACTTGAAAAGCCACTGTTTCCGACCCAGATATTCAGGTTCTTGTAGACGGTTCCGGGGGCAGGTTCTTCCACTATTGAGGATGTGTTCTTCAGCATTTCCACAATTGTGGTTGTTTTCCCGAAGTTCTTTTTCGGATCAAACTCAATACTAACGATCTCGTTTGTTTCCCCTTGGAAGGTGTAGCAGGTGTGGATTCCTTTGAAGACCTGTTCATTTGCAACCTCTTTAAGCTCTACGTTTCGGCTTGATTCCGGAGAGCCTCCCCCTCCTCCTCCTCCCCCTCCGCTGCTTCCGCTGCTTCTACTGCTACTTCCTTCGGAAGACGAGGCTTCTTCAGTGACTGTAATAAAGCCTGTTTTTGTCTCGGTATCGTTTCCGTAGGTACTGTTGCTTGCTGTGAGGGTGACAGTATAGGTTCCCGGCGTTTCATAGATCCATGTCGGATTTTTATCTGTAGAGTCGATGCTTCCGTTTCCGTTAAGGTCCCATTGCCAGGAATCCGGGTTATTCGTACTCAGATCCGTGAACTGGACTGCAAGAGACACATTGCCTGAGAGGGGGGTTGCGGAAAATTCGGCTTCAGGAGAAGGGTATGTGACTATTATTTCCGAAGCTCCCGTAACAGGCACCGCGGAGATTGAATATGCCGAAACATTACCTGAGATTGTGAAATTTCCGGGTTCAGTATTTGATGGCACTGTAACCCTATACTCTACGGTTTTTTTCCCTCCCGCCTGGAG containing:
- a CDS encoding M20 metallopeptidase family protein; its protein translation is MREDPSAETFEAWIIRLRREFHRYPELSFEEYETQKRILKILEELGIEARKIADTGVLASIKGTMPGPCIALRTDTDGLQVQEEFTERNEGYISRNDGVMHACGHDGHMAMLFGAARLFVENRDFPGEVRLIFQPAEEIPPGGSERVIAEGGLKGVDAVMGMHIFTNHESGSVGFRPGPFMASTNRFEIVFKGKGGHISKPESCIDPVRMATDFISSIYPALEKQLEPDKYVLGVGRIQGGAQFNRTPDRVEALGSYRTFDSRTTEIIDLTIKECLERIKERYVKPGEEFAGLPDYELDVLHGYPVLVNDPVFTDAVNLKLQESFPELTIYPELEKTFAAEDFASYLRVVPGIFISLGTLNQKERIVEINHSSTFDIDEKILRTGTEIFYTISLDFLKHPEKYLDPQSKEKTNDNPELR
- a CDS encoding PGF-pre-PGF domain-containing protein, giving the protein MKTIETFKVKNRIKSSSLTSGFIFLLFFAVTVLPVSASGIEASRELSAGTVYAGETFTVTVNIKAAQYIEAPTLDENLPAGWDVTVIENNGATFQNSETFKASTLEWIWVENLQAGGKKTVEYRVTVPSNTEPGNFTISGNVSAYSISAVPVTGASEIIVTYPSPEAEFSATPLSGNVSLAVQFTDLSTNNPDSWQWDLNGNGSIDSTDKNPTWIYETPGTYTVTLTASNSTYGNDTETKTGFITVTEEASSSEGSSSRSSGSSGGGGGGGGGSPESSRNVELKEVANEQVFKGIHTCYTFQGETNEIVSIEFDPKKNFGKTTTIVEMLKNTSSIVEEPAPGTVYKNLNIWVGNSGFSSSDNLENARINFRVNGTWLSENRISETTMTLYRYSDDTWNALPTNLTGEDQNYFYFSSETPGFSPFAIAGPEKDTQVIEITPIRNKENNIMSTGETSKEDEENLASDNEKTDEDSPGAGISFAAAGLLASYAALKKKKIK
- a CDS encoding GNAT family N-acetyltransferase, whose protein sequence is MIIQSYDESRKEEVRDVVLEVLLEHGFAYDRLKDSDLNDINGYYFAKGGTFFVGLADGRVVGTAGVRKLEGKRCEIRRIYLKENFRGKGNGKKLFLAALDFAEKNCSGVVLKTDSTLKKAIGMYLKHGFTFLKEEKGYLYYEKEF
- a CDS encoding nucleotidyltransferase domain-containing protein, whose product is MLKTRLRDFLLTKDDWLFAVSDYFRSDGIRATLRYVLDETGERELNGKRYKKYDFGPAFEFMKQNRPEWVRDVHVVPESEVKKVLRPSDVIPELVNSDSRVRAIVKVLDLAGIPWTSMGVTGSMLAGLQNESSDIDFVVYGPMWFRARDAITIAKQQEGPIEEIDEAMWQRIYRKRIPEISFDEFMLHESRKGNRGMVEGTYFDLLFVREWDQIKEPLLRGKDTVKMKIEAEVTNADFAFDSPAYYKVEHDEIDHVLSYTHTYAGQALPGETIEARGVVEEVGDIKRLVVGTSREPKGEWIRSLTWLEKCGYR
- a CDS encoding glycoside hydrolase family 15 protein, which gives rise to MSGIRPLIFGNGKILICEDEKGTIRDVYFPYVGLENHGNSIKVGVCDLDSLYCSWLENWKIRQRYKPEFGVEFCRRILESSGKHEEDKVGEGNEKEKSGEGVPEVCKGVVSNIGETVFENSELGLRITVWETVHPSVNIFYRTFEVRNISNSSRRLRLFSNQNYRILEHKIGETAVIDKHTLIHYKRDRYFLHASEPAFDQHAVGTAEWKGLEGTWKDMEIDANLSGNPVAHGSVDSTLGWTLPELKPGETTRVHYWIVLGKNYCSVLKIHKRVTEFGKRDIFHYNFNFWRSFIERVSVLPEYAWMPQLPEKVIKCFYRSLLTAVAHMDIKGSVIASCDSDIKQFGADLYTYCWPRDAAWVCLALDRARYHHLSAETFEFFSKTLTPRGNFLHKYTPAGDFGSTWHPVPMVQIDETGLPLYALYNNWEIARSVWTTGRYYRCLVIPAANYLTKAIEKETGLPIPSFDLWEERKGVHTYSACTVYAGLRGACELARSLGDYGNADIWKGAADRVKEEIIKRLYDNKLKRFRRSLEEATLDSSLFAVWYFGVLPPDDLRVVRTMEAIERELLRPSGGIARYLHDSYYGYMNSWIICTLWLSQWHSAIGNLERALELLEWCADHAHPTGLMSEQVDDRGRPLSVLPLAWSHSAFVLAVLEYLQALEKSEGGICALPGE
- a CDS encoding condensation domain-containing protein, which gives rise to MPVTSQDMFNYAARYGISNHTLQAVIHFKDKLDEAKLARAVRLSIDAEPVLGCFFVERENSPFWQRLFDPEKISWCRLEETKDREDSVMKFLLEPLNMDLDPQILALLLRYCQEDTLCIKLNHACCDGRSAREYLKLLAGLYTKLCRDPSFEPEPNVQGKRDQSAVLEAQGITELKSSLIPEETEPTWAFPWQRSAEQESMQFSVTRIPSGNFRNIAAYARAHGATINDIILTAYFRALFDMIEPKLYAPMEIQFTVDLRRYLPEEENISISNLSGIESLRLPGIKCESFTSTLERVVLAMKRIKIHFPGMQSALACELMRGMNSQEVLETVKKEWQTSLVSGKSSPMLTNLGVISPTPLFFGEVEAEDAYVVTPAFHAPAFMLGASTYNEVLTLTAGYYESATKKEDVDHFLDLVVGGLSSCDIRTDRA